One genomic window of Novosphingobium aureum includes the following:
- a CDS encoding HAD-IA family hydrolase codes for MRGFPFDIVGFDLDGTLLNTEGDLGAAVNHALALEGRTAIPANGVRELVGGGAKKMLGRALEVTGGPVDPVRFEELHQSLLGYYEDNIAVETCLFPGGEAMLDDLAARGVRLAVVTNKLERFAVTILDALGLSQRFFTVIGGDTLGPGRAKPAPDLIQLMLERAGVAQGEQASAAYIGDTTYDTRAAQAAGLPCVVVGFGFNDGAPHELGGTAVIEHFDELVPTLERIGA; via the coding sequence GCGTGGATTTCCTTTTGATATCGTCGGTTTCGACCTCGACGGAACGCTTCTCAACACCGAGGGTGACCTTGGCGCGGCGGTCAATCACGCCTTGGCGCTCGAAGGTCGCACTGCGATCCCCGCTAATGGTGTGCGCGAGCTTGTCGGGGGCGGTGCGAAGAAGATGCTGGGGCGCGCGCTGGAGGTCACCGGCGGTCCGGTCGATCCGGTGCGCTTCGAGGAACTGCATCAATCTCTCCTTGGATATTATGAGGATAACATCGCGGTCGAGACCTGCTTGTTCCCCGGGGGAGAGGCGATGCTCGACGATCTCGCCGCACGCGGTGTGCGTCTCGCGGTGGTGACCAACAAGCTTGAGCGTTTCGCAGTGACGATCCTCGACGCGCTCGGCCTTTCGCAGCGCTTCTTCACCGTGATCGGGGGAGATACGCTCGGGCCGGGGCGCGCCAAGCCTGCCCCCGATCTCATCCAGCTCATGCTCGAGCGCGCCGGGGTGGCGCAGGGCGAGCAGGCAAGCGCTGCCTATATCGGCGACACCACGTACGACACCCGCGCGGCGCAGGCGGCGGGGCTGCCCTGCGTGGTGGTCGGCTTCGGCTTCAACGACGGTGCGCCGCACGAGCTGGGCGGGACCGCGGTGATCGAGCATTTCGACGAACTCGTGCCCACGCTGGAGCGGATCGGGGCCTGA
- a CDS encoding M16 family metallopeptidase, whose product MRGLLLALFAALAPISLAAHETPPAPAPAPAPAPAPAAPAAVALAPANEDKSTGAASARASGWAFETSDIPVDPDYRFSTLANGVRVIVRHNALPAGTAIVRMVVATGSLDETEAEQGYAHFIEHMAFNGSRRVPEGQMVPLLERAGLAFGADTNASTGFERTVYKLDLPTNDPKLLDTALMLMRETASELTIAPEAVTRERGVILSEMRDRNSFDYRNTVASTQFLYPEARFAHRFPIGLTETLDKADAASLRAFYAREYVPAHVTLIVVGDYDAAAIEAAITRHFNDWQASPQQPEPQPGAGPIARKDKGRTAIYLDPALSERITAVRSGKYLDEPDSVATRQEKLLRTIGYAIVNRRLQSLSRSASPPFRGAGFGTGDVFEAGRATRLIVDSIDRKWREGLAAALGEYRKALKRGFTEAEVAEQVAAIRAQLVDAAGAADTRSNAGLVAGALALVTERQVPSTPDTVLARFKAFAPYITPEAVLKAMSEEAVPLKDPLLRFEGRYAPQGGKDALRKAWRDAMRAPLPEADTRTTEAFAYTDFGRAGSVVSDHVERQLGIREVRFANNVMLNLRRTSLEKDKVRVQVSIDGGDMLDTAENPAATEMASYLPLGGLGKHSRDALDTILAGRTLGFAFESDPASFKSSAQTTPRDLELQLELLAALATDPGYRLEGEVQYRQAVNNSFAKLHATPGAALQADLGRILSDGDPRFSLQPVQTYRELTFAKLREDIADRLAHGAIEIAVVGDIDEDQVIAEVARTFGALPEREAAFRDHSGQPARTFTQDRSPRVLRHDGPADQALLRMTWPTRDDSDPTEALALELLERVMRVELTDELREALGKAYSPSAASSLSRHWKDYGLFSVTASLDVADVPAARRAIRSVVESLRAAPVDADTLARARQPILEALQNGLKTNSGWMSLVDRAQSEPGRIARYLAAAGRLEKLTALDVRAEALRYLDPDAALEVTVLPREAQVP is encoded by the coding sequence ATGAGAGGATTGCTGCTCGCCCTGTTTGCCGCGCTGGCCCCGATTTCGCTGGCCGCGCACGAAACACCCCCTGCCCCTGCCCCTGCCCCTGCCCCTGCCCCTGCCCCTGCCGCCCCCGCTGCTGTCGCTCTCGCGCCCGCCAACGAAGACAAGTCCACCGGCGCTGCATCAGCGCGTGCCAGCGGCTGGGCCTTCGAGACGAGCGACATCCCGGTCGATCCCGACTACCGGTTCTCGACGCTGGCGAACGGCGTGCGCGTCATCGTGCGCCACAATGCCCTGCCCGCCGGCACCGCCATCGTGCGCATGGTCGTCGCGACCGGCTCGCTCGATGAGACCGAAGCCGAACAGGGCTACGCGCACTTCATCGAGCACATGGCCTTCAACGGCTCGCGCCGTGTGCCGGAGGGGCAGATGGTCCCGCTGCTGGAGCGCGCCGGGCTGGCCTTCGGGGCTGACACCAATGCCTCGACCGGGTTCGAGCGCACGGTCTACAAGCTCGACCTGCCGACCAACGATCCCAAGTTGCTCGACACCGCCCTGATGCTGATGCGCGAGACCGCGAGCGAGCTGACCATCGCCCCCGAGGCGGTGACGCGGGAACGCGGGGTGATCCTTTCAGAGATGCGCGACCGCAACAGCTTCGACTACCGCAATACTGTAGCCTCCACGCAGTTCCTCTATCCCGAGGCCCGTTTCGCGCACCGCTTTCCGATCGGGTTGACCGAGACGCTGGACAAGGCGGACGCCGCCTCTTTGCGCGCCTTCTATGCGCGCGAATACGTGCCCGCGCACGTGACGCTGATCGTCGTGGGCGACTACGACGCTGCCGCAATCGAGGCGGCGATAACCCGCCATTTCAACGACTGGCAGGCATCGCCACAACAGCCCGAACCGCAGCCCGGTGCGGGGCCGATCGCGCGCAAGGACAAGGGACGTACCGCAATCTACCTCGACCCGGCGCTGTCCGAGCGGATCACCGCGGTGCGTAGCGGCAAGTATCTGGACGAACCCGACAGCGTTGCCACCCGACAGGAGAAGCTGCTGCGCACGATCGGCTACGCCATCGTCAACCGTCGCCTGCAGAGCCTCTCGCGCAGCGCCAGTCCGCCGTTTCGCGGCGCAGGCTTCGGCACGGGCGACGTCTTCGAGGCCGGGCGCGCGACCCGGCTGATCGTCGATTCGATCGATCGCAAGTGGCGCGAGGGTCTGGCCGCAGCATTGGGCGAATACCGCAAGGCTCTGAAACGCGGCTTTACCGAGGCCGAAGTCGCCGAACAGGTCGCGGCAATTCGCGCGCAGCTGGTCGATGCAGCCGGCGCTGCCGACACGCGCAGCAATGCGGGTCTCGTCGCAGGGGCACTCGCGCTCGTCACCGAGCGACAGGTCCCCTCGACCCCGGACACGGTCCTCGCCCGGTTCAAGGCCTTCGCGCCCTACATCACGCCCGAAGCAGTCCTCAAGGCGATGAGCGAGGAAGCGGTGCCGCTCAAGGACCCATTGCTGCGTTTCGAGGGGCGCTATGCCCCTCAAGGCGGCAAGGACGCACTGCGCAAGGCCTGGCGCGATGCCATGCGCGCGCCGCTCCCCGAAGCCGATACGCGCACTACCGAGGCCTTCGCCTATACCGATTTCGGGCGGGCAGGCAGCGTGGTCTCCGACCACGTCGAACGACAGCTCGGCATCCGGGAGGTTCGCTTCGCCAACAACGTCATGCTCAACCTGCGCCGCACTTCTCTGGAAAAGGACAAGGTCCGCGTACAGGTCTCGATCGACGGCGGCGACATGCTCGACACCGCCGAAAATCCGGCGGCGACCGAGATGGCCAGCTACTTGCCGCTCGGTGGGCTCGGCAAGCACAGCCGCGATGCACTCGACACGATCCTTGCCGGACGCACGCTCGGCTTCGCCTTCGAGAGCGATCCGGCGAGCTTCAAGAGCAGCGCGCAGACCACCCCGCGCGACCTCGAACTCCAGCTCGAACTGCTTGCAGCGCTCGCCACCGATCCCGGCTACCGGCTCGAGGGCGAAGTGCAGTATAGGCAGGCGGTGAACAACTCCTTCGCCAAGCTCCACGCGACGCCGGGCGCAGCGCTTCAGGCCGATCTCGGGCGCATCCTCTCGGACGGCGATCCGCGCTTCAGCCTCCAGCCGGTCCAGACCTACCGCGAACTGACCTTCGCGAAGCTGCGCGAGGACATCGCCGATCGCCTTGCTCACGGCGCAATCGAAATCGCGGTCGTCGGCGACATCGACGAGGATCAGGTGATCGCCGAGGTCGCGCGCACCTTCGGCGCGCTGCCCGAACGCGAGGCCGCCTTCCGCGACCATTCCGGACAACCTGCCCGCACCTTTACGCAGGACCGTTCGCCGCGCGTTCTGCGCCACGACGGCCCCGCCGACCAGGCCCTCCTGCGCATGACCTGGCCGACCCGCGACGACAGCGATCCCACCGAAGCACTCGCGCTCGAACTGCTCGAACGGGTCATGCGCGTCGAACTCACCGACGAACTGCGCGAGGCGCTGGGCAAGGCCTATTCGCCCTCGGCCGCCAGTTCGCTCTCGCGCCACTGGAAGGACTACGGGCTGTTCTCGGTAACCGCCTCGCTTGACGTCGCCGACGTGCCAGCGGCGCGCCGTGCGATCCGTTCGGTGGTGGAGAGCCTGCGCGCGGCACCTGTCGATGCCGACACCCTCGCCCGCGCGCGCCAGCCAATCCTCGAGGCCTTGCAGAACGGGCTCAAGACCAACAGCGGCTGGATGTCACTGGTCGATCGCGCGCAGAGCGAACCAGGTCGCATTGCGCGCTACCTCGCGGCGGCGGGCAGGCTGGAAAAGCTCACCGCGCTCGACGTGCGCGCCGAGGCGCTGCGCTATCTCGATCCCGATGCAGCGCTCGAGGTCACCGTGCTGCCACGCGAGGCACAGGTGCCCTGA
- the purC gene encoding phosphoribosylaminoimidazolesuccinocarboxamide synthase, protein MSRRRQIYEGKAKILYEGPEPGTLIQYFKDDATAFNAQKKGTIQGKGVINNRISEYVFTRLNHIGVPNHFIRRLNMREQLVRQVEIIPIEVVVRNVAAGSISKRLGIPEGEMLPHTLIEYCYKDDALGDPLVAEEHIACFGWASNEEMQDIAAMAIRVNDFMAGMFAAINIRLVDFKLEFGRIWDGDYSRVILADEISPDGCRLWDMVSGEKLDKDRFRRDLGGEEEAYQEVARRLGLLQDDNGPSEVFDLSQHRKLRGK, encoded by the coding sequence ATGTCCCGTCGCCGCCAGATCTACGAAGGCAAGGCCAAGATCCTCTACGAGGGTCCGGAGCCGGGCACCCTGATCCAGTACTTCAAGGATGACGCCACCGCGTTCAATGCCCAGAAGAAGGGCACGATCCAGGGCAAGGGCGTGATCAACAACCGCATCAGCGAGTACGTGTTCACGCGCCTCAACCACATCGGCGTCCCCAACCACTTCATCCGCCGCCTCAACATGCGCGAACAGCTCGTTCGCCAGGTCGAGATCATCCCGATCGAGGTCGTGGTGCGCAACGTGGCCGCCGGCTCCATCTCCAAGCGCCTCGGCATCCCCGAGGGCGAGATGCTGCCGCACACCCTGATCGAGTACTGCTACAAGGACGACGCACTGGGCGATCCGCTCGTCGCCGAAGAGCACATCGCGTGCTTCGGCTGGGCCTCGAACGAGGAGATGCAGGACATCGCCGCCATGGCGATCCGCGTGAACGACTTCATGGCGGGCATGTTCGCCGCGATCAACATCCGCCTCGTCGACTTCAAGCTCGAGTTCGGCCGCATCTGGGACGGCGACTACAGCCGCGTGATCCTCGCCGACGAGATCAGCCCCGACGGCTGCCGCCTGTGGGACATGGTCTCGGGCGAGAAGCTCGACAAGGACCGCTTCCGCCGTGACCTCGGCGGCGAGGAAGAGGCCTACCAGGAAGTCGCCCGCCGCCTCGGCCTGCTGCAGGACGACAACGGCCCGAGCGAGGTCTTCGACCTCTCGCAGCACCGCAAGCTGCGCGGCAAGTAA
- a CDS encoding low molecular weight protein-tyrosine-phosphatase gives MSEPKPSLQSRLPDAPMRSVLFVCLGNICRSPLAEAALRHAAEAAGVHLTVDSAGTGSWHIGEAPDPRARAEAQRHGIDISQYRARQVSAADFTRFDHVLALDTQNLEDLEAIRPVQANASLDLLLDHVPGMQGRSVADPYFGGAEGFAQTWHEVSLAASHLVEEFTAS, from the coding sequence ATGTCCGAGCCGAAGCCCTCTCTCCAGTCACGGTTGCCCGATGCGCCAATGCGCTCCGTCCTGTTCGTCTGCCTTGGAAACATCTGTCGCTCGCCCCTTGCCGAGGCGGCGCTTCGTCACGCAGCCGAAGCGGCGGGCGTCCATCTCACCGTCGACTCGGCCGGCACCGGTTCGTGGCATATCGGCGAGGCGCCCGATCCGCGCGCGCGCGCCGAGGCGCAGCGCCACGGCATAGACATCTCCCAGTATCGCGCCCGGCAGGTCTCGGCGGCGGACTTTACCCGCTTCGATCATGTCCTTGCACTCGATACGCAGAACCTGGAGGACCTCGAAGCGATCCGCCCCGTGCAGGCCAACGCGAGCCTTGATCTGCTGCTGGACCACGTGCCGGGAATGCAAGGTCGGTCGGTCGCCGATCCCTACTTCGGTGGAGCGGAAGGCTTCGCACAGACCTGGCACGAGGTCTCGCTTGCCGCCAGTCACCTCGTCGAGGAATTCACCGCTTCCTGA
- a CDS encoding CheR family methyltransferase, translated as MMLHRSDETLEEIELDLLIEAIWRRYQYDFRDYSRASLLRRLERAKAHFGSSSLSGLLEHILHDTSCLPELIGFLTIQVSEMFRDPEYFRSIRENVIPHLRTWPSIKVWVAGCANGEEFYSLAILFREEGLEERTMFYCTDINRAALARAEAGIFEIERIAGFSRNYREAGGKASLSDYYTASYGVARFDPSLRRRVVFADHNLASDAVFSEVQLVSSRNVLIYFDRALQDRAFGLFARSLPPGGFLGLGSRETVHFSSQADQFSEFSPDAKIWRRNSLNVQEATLAE; from the coding sequence ATGATGCTGCATCGCTCCGACGAGACACTCGAAGAGATCGAGCTGGACCTGCTGATCGAGGCGATCTGGCGGCGCTACCAGTACGATTTCCGCGATTACTCGCGCGCCTCGCTCCTACGCCGCCTCGAGCGCGCCAAGGCGCATTTCGGATCGTCCAGCCTTTCGGGGCTGCTCGAGCACATCTTGCATGACACCTCGTGCCTGCCCGAGCTGATCGGCTTTCTCACGATCCAGGTTAGCGAGATGTTCCGCGACCCGGAGTACTTCCGCTCGATCCGCGAGAACGTGATCCCGCACTTGCGCACCTGGCCCTCGATCAAGGTATGGGTGGCGGGCTGCGCCAACGGCGAGGAGTTCTACTCGCTCGCGATCCTGTTCCGCGAGGAAGGGCTCGAGGAGCGCACGATGTTCTACTGCACGGACATCAACCGCGCCGCACTCGCCCGCGCCGAGGCGGGGATATTCGAGATCGAGCGGATCGCAGGCTTCTCGCGCAACTACCGCGAGGCAGGCGGCAAGGCATCGCTCTCGGATTACTACACTGCCAGCTACGGCGTCGCGCGCTTCGATCCGAGCCTGCGCCGCCGCGTGGTCTTTGCCGATCACAACCTGGCCAGCGACGCGGTCTTCTCCGAGGTTCAGCTTGTCTCGAGCCGCAACGTGCTGATCTACTTCGACCGCGCCCTGCAGGACCGGGCCTTCGGCCTGTTCGCCCGCTCGCTGCCGCCCGGCGGCTTCCTCGGCCTGGGGTCGCGCGAAACCGTCCACTTCTCGAGCCAGGCCGACCAGTTCTCCGAGTTCTCCCCCGATGCAAAAATCTGGCGCCGCAATTCCCTCAATGTCCAGGAGGCCACCCTTGCCGAATGA
- a CDS encoding response regulator: MPNEPLRILAVDDVMENLVALEAALDQPGVELVTAQSGFEALELMLRDDFALALLDVQMPEMDGFELAELMRGTERTRGVPIIFLTAIAKDEQRRFRGFETGAVDYLHKPLDITILNSKIAVFIELARQRREIANQRDALGMALGRLRAYGDNSPLATIEVDADLRIVSWYKGAERTIGFSMDDMIGRKLTDVPFLASEDRDPFIATIHELLGSEEGRLVTDHRFRRADGMLREGEWYCTALPGYGRESAGTMLSMIDVTERRRAEQTQRLLIGELNHRVKNTLATVQAIASQGLRHARSPKDFQEAFTGRLQALSRAHSLLSATTWESASLRRLVAEQVAIGAISEDRLVLDGSDVNLPPELALRFSLILHELATNAHKYGALSNEIGTVRLSWHRRADWLVLTWTERGGPPVHAPEQRGFGSTLIRESMAADGAHITADFALEGVSWQLEVPLVCTGAENDETGAAPLGSPAAGDAGGMPDMSGLARVSPPGEPMQAPGFSGEPLAAALVEADNDRLAHSQNAPALAVGAAIPVAPALQTSRQTSGSAGEPPHDAPDSAHPLPVVPVASDAPATGPATAQGDDTARESTRDTAPARPDAATTGFKVLIVEDEPLVAMELAMEIEDAGGLPLGPATSCEQALSMIARENPDVALLDGNLNGERITPVADELAARATPFAFVSGYDREHLPENHAQRPMIAKPFMGSEVSAMITRLSQEAHSGATRVQPVSGEN, from the coding sequence TTGCCGAATGAGCCGCTCAGAATCCTCGCCGTCGACGACGTGATGGAAAACCTGGTCGCGCTCGAGGCAGCGCTGGACCAGCCCGGCGTCGAATTGGTCACGGCCCAGTCCGGCTTTGAAGCGCTCGAACTGATGCTGCGCGACGATTTCGCTCTCGCCCTGCTCGATGTGCAGATGCCCGAGATGGACGGCTTCGAACTGGCCGAGCTGATGCGCGGAACGGAGCGCACCCGCGGCGTGCCGATCATCTTCCTCACCGCCATCGCCAAGGACGAGCAGCGCCGCTTCCGCGGCTTCGAGACGGGCGCGGTCGACTACCTGCACAAGCCGCTCGACATCACCATCCTCAATTCGAAGATCGCGGTCTTCATCGAACTCGCCCGCCAGCGTCGCGAGATCGCGAACCAGCGCGACGCCCTCGGCATGGCGCTGGGCCGACTGCGCGCCTATGGCGACAATTCGCCGCTCGCCACGATCGAGGTCGATGCCGACTTGCGCATCGTAAGCTGGTACAAGGGCGCCGAGCGTACGATCGGCTTCTCGATGGACGACATGATCGGACGCAAGCTCACCGACGTGCCGTTCCTCGCCAGTGAGGATCGCGATCCCTTCATCGCCACGATCCACGAACTGCTGGGCAGCGAGGAAGGGCGTCTCGTCACGGACCACCGCTTCCGCCGCGCCGACGGAATGCTGCGCGAGGGCGAATGGTACTGCACCGCGCTGCCCGGCTACGGTCGGGAGAGTGCGGGGACCATGCTCTCGATGATCGACGTCACCGAGCGGCGCCGCGCCGAGCAGACCCAGCGCCTCCTGATCGGCGAACTCAATCACCGGGTGAAGAACACGCTGGCCACGGTCCAGGCGATCGCCTCGCAGGGACTGCGCCATGCACGCTCGCCCAAGGATTTCCAGGAAGCCTTTACCGGTCGCCTCCAAGCGCTCTCTCGCGCGCATTCGTTGCTCAGCGCGACGACATGGGAAAGCGCCAGCCTGCGCCGTCTCGTTGCCGAACAGGTCGCGATAGGTGCAATCAGCGAAGACCGGCTGGTGCTCGACGGCAGCGATGTCAACCTGCCACCCGAACTGGCCTTGCGCTTCTCGCTGATCCTTCACGAACTGGCCACCAACGCGCACAAGTACGGCGCCCTGTCGAACGAGATCGGGACCGTGCGACTGAGCTGGCACCGGCGCGCGGACTGGCTCGTGCTGACCTGGACCGAACGCGGCGGCCCGCCCGTCCATGCCCCAGAACAGCGCGGCTTCGGCTCGACCCTGATCCGCGAAAGCATGGCTGCCGACGGCGCCCACATCACCGCCGACTTCGCTCTGGAAGGGGTGAGCTGGCAGCTCGAAGTGCCGCTGGTTTGCACCGGCGCCGAGAACGACGAAACGGGCGCCGCGCCACTGGGGTCCCCGGCGGCGGGCGACGCTGGCGGGATGCCGGACATGTCCGGCCTTGCCAGGGTCTCTCCTCCCGGGGAGCCGATGCAAGCCCCCGGTTTCTCTGGCGAGCCTCTCGCCGCTGCGCTGGTCGAAGCCGATAACGACCGCTTGGCCCACAGCCAGAACGCGCCCGCACTGGCCGTGGGCGCTGCAATCCCGGTCGCCCCTGCACTACAAACCTCCAGGCAAACCTCTGGCAGCGCAGGAGAGCCGCCGCACGACGCCCCGGATAGCGCGCACCCTCTCCCGGTCGTGCCTGTCGCCAGCGATGCTCCCGCGACCGGCCCCGCGACGGCGCAGGGAGACGACACGGCTCGCGAAAGCACTCGCGACACCGCGCCTGCCCGGCCCGACGCCGCGACCACCGGCTTCAAGGTGCTCATCGTCGAGGACGAACCGCTGGTGGCCATGGAACTGGCTATGGAGATCGAGGATGCCGGTGGGCTTCCCCTTGGCCCTGCGACTTCATGCGAACAGGCCCTGTCGATGATTGCCCGCGAAAACCCCGATGTGGCGCTGCTCGACGGTAACCTCAACGGCGAGCGGATCACGCCCGTGGCCGACGAACTGGCCGCCCGCGCGACGCCCTTTGCCTTCGTCAGTGGCTATGACCGCGAGCATCTGCCCGAGAACCATGCCCAGCGCCCGATGATCGCCAAGCCCTTCATGGGCAGCGAAGTCTCGGCGATGATCACGCGCCTTTCGCAGGAAGCGCACAGCGGTGCAACGCGCGTACAACCCGTTTCGGGCGAGAACTGA